The Panicum virgatum strain AP13 chromosome 6K, P.virgatum_v5, whole genome shotgun sequence nucleotide sequence aagaaaacaagtgaccagatcctttctttctttctttcttttttaaagaaaaaaagggaTCCCTTTCTCAGACTTGCTTGCTTGCCTAGTGTTGCTCTGATGAACACGCTTCTCTTTCTCAGGCCTCCAGTAGGCAGTAGCACAGAGATATCTACAACTGATTACTGAATTCAACTGCAGCTTGTGCGGTTCACAAGTGATGGTCCGATGTTCGGACTTTTATTTTCTCTGTCCTCTTGATGTGGACCTGAATATTACCTGACTTTTTCCATGGTGGCAAATGCATACTCTACAGAGAGTGAATGCATCATTGTACTCCACACTGGACCGCTCCTTCAAGTCACACAATGACATAGATGCAATTAATGACTTGACAAGAACCACTTCTTGTTTTTTCGATACGCCTCTAGTAAGTATTTCAGATTCTCAGTGATCATATATTCAGATAGCATGGTGTATGTTTCAAGAATACTACTACTTGCCGTGTTGATTCACCCTATGACTATGAGCGAGGGGAGAAATAAGAGAAAGTTGTTCGAGTTTATTCCAAAGCCATCATCAAAGCTAGCCAGCTCATAGGTGAATCCAATCCAGTTACAGTTATTCAAATAGTACTAGTCAAAAAATTAAGGACGCCTCTGTCCTAAAGAGGGCAAAgtgccattttttttttggcaagagAAGGGAAAGCTAACtatgtgtttagttcattttgcaaaaactttTAAGATGTAAACAaggcatttgaagtattaaatgaagtctatttgcaaaactttttgcatagatgggttgtaaatcgcgagacgaatctaatgatgctaattaatccatgtttaattaataattagcggatggttactgtagcatcactattgcaaattatggattaagtaggctcattagattcgtctcgcgatttgcagtccatccatgcaaaaagttttgtaaatagacttcatttagtgcttcaaattagcaagatttcatttcactttaatgcgtttacggcttttttgcgtttacatgtaaagatctaaacagggcctaaactCTCTTCATTCATTCTAGGAGAGGCTTGTTGACTTGTTCATCGTCAGTGCCCTTGCCGCCCCACTTTTGCAAGCGGCTTGAAGCTTGGGCGGCAACCAGCAGCAGTGCTTTTCTCTCACGTCAAATCAGCATCAATCATCAGCCAGCCAGTAGTAATTTTCTCTCAAAGcaaatcagcactagccaccAGCCGCAGTCAGCCGAACAGAGTCTTGTGGACCGCTCCTTCAAGTCACACAATGACACAGATGCAATTAATTACTTGACCAGAACCACTTCTTGTTTGATACACCTCTAGTAAGTATTTCAGATTCTCAGTGATTAGATATATTCAGATAGCATGGTGTATGTTTCAAGAATACTGCTACTCGCTGTGCTGATTCACCCTATGACTATGAGCGAGGGAAGAAATAAGAGAAAGTTGTTCAAGTTCATTCCAAGCCATCATCAAAGCTAGCTAGCTCATAGGTGAATCCAATCCAGTTTACAGTTATTCAAATACTAGTCAAAAAATTAAGGACGCCTCTGTCCTAAAGAGGGCAAAGTGCCATTTTTTTGGCAAGAGAAGGGAAAGGTAATTAAACTCTCGACATTCATTCTAGGAGAGGCTTGTTGACTTGTTCATCATCAGGGCCCTTGCTGCCCCACTTTTGCACGCGGCTTGAAGCTTGGGCGGCAACcagcaacagtgtttttctctcacgtcaaatcagcatcagtcatcagccagccagcagtaattTTCTCTCGCAGCAAATTGGCACTAGCCACCAGCCGCAGTCAGCCGAACAGAGTCTAGTGGACCGCTCCTTCAAGTCACACAATGACACAGATGCAATTAATTACTTGACCAGAACCACTTCTTGTATGATACACCTCTAGTAAGTATTTCAGATTCTCAGTGATTAGATATATTCAGATAGCATGGTGTATGTTTCAAGAATACTGCTACTTGCTGTGCTGATTCACCCTATGACTATGAGCGAGGGGAGAAATAAGAGAAAGTTGTTCAAGTTCATTCCAAGCCATCATCAAAGCTAGCTAGCTCATAGGTGAATCCAATCCAGTTTACAGTTATTCAAATACTAGTCAAAAAATTAAGGACGCCTCTGTCCTAAAGAGGGCAAAGTGCCATTTTTTTGGCAAGAGAAGGGAAAGGTAATTAAACTCTCGACATTCATTCTAGGAGAGGCTTGTTGACTTGTTCATCATCAGTGCCCTTGCCGCCCCACTTTTGCACGCGGCTTGAAGCTTGGGCGGCCTTCAACAAGGCAAGAATAGAATTAGTAATGGTgatgagcagctagctagctgtatatatatattattccaATCAAGAATATTTATTACCTCTGCTTTCCAATCTGTTCTCCAGACCACGGCTAGCAAGATGAGCGTCTGGAGAGCAATACCACAGAGCATGCCGGACCAAATCCCCTGAGACCAATGCAACGATCGGTCGGTGATGAATTAGATTCTTTTATGTATATAGCAATGATCCTTTTCGTTTttttgtttatatatatatatataactatatatatagtaaATATAAAACAAACTAGAAGCATTATTACCCCAACTCCAAAGTTTAGGTGGTAGCCGAGCATGTATCCCAGGGGCAGGCCGAAGATGTAGTAGCAGCCGAGGTTGATGTAGGCGACGAGCCCCTGCCATCCACCCCCGACCGCCACCCCCGAGATCACCGGCTGCACGCTGTTGAGCACCATGGTTATCCCCAGCAGGCCGGCGATCCTGGACACGGCGCGCCGCAGGTCATCGTCGCTggtgaagatgatggagaagctGTCCCTGAAGACAAGCACGAGCACCATGCAGAGGACGCCGATGAGCAGCGCCTCCGCGACGACGACCATGACGGCGTTCCACGCGGCCCTGGGTCTGCCGGAGCCGAGCTCGTTGGAGACCCGGACGCTGATGGCCGCGTTGAGGCCGATGAAGATCATGGCCTCCCATCCGTTGATGCTCATGCATATGCCCAGGGAGTCCACGGCGATCTGCGCGTCCTCGAGGTCGCCGGTGAGCACGGTGATGAGGCCCAGGTACCATATCTCGAGGCAGAGCATGACGGCGGACTCGAGCGAGAGCTTGACGAAGGCCCAGATGTcgtggaaggcggcggcggaccagcCCTTCCAGCCGTCCCCGCACCAGCCGATGATGTAGGCGGCCTGCGCCAGCGCGATGCCCCAGTGGGCGAGGTCgtaggcggcggccgcgccggggAGGCCCCAGCCGAGGAGGACGACAAAGAGGTAATTGAGGAGGATGTtggcgagcagggcggcgagGCCGATCCAGGCGGGCACCGTGACCTTGCTCTGCGCCTGGAGGAACTTGCCGGCGGCGAAGTTGATGGCCATGGCGAAGACGGCGGGGAGGATGTAGAGCACGAACCTGGCGGCCTCGCGCGCGACGTCCGGGTCCTGGCCGATGAGCAGGAGCAGCGGCTCGGCGAAGACGAAGAGCGGCGACatgagcagcgcggcggcgaggaggatgaTCCAGGAGCGCTGGAGGTAGACGCCGAGCATGGCGACCTGGCCGGCGCCGAAGGCCTGGCCGCAGAGCGTCTCGAGCGCGCTGCCCATGCCGAGGAGGAAGCCGAGCGCGAAGGTGGCGAAGACGGAGAGgccgatggaggcggcggcgagggggaggttGCCGAGGTGGCCGGCGAACATCTGGGTGACGGAGCTGAGGGCGTACGCGCTGAGCGTGCCCACGGCGATGGGGAGGCCGATGCCCCACAGGCGCTTCGACTCGTCCCACACCATGCgcgcggcgtccgcggcggaCCGCAGCGCCGGCGTGTCGCCGTCCACCACCTCCGGCGGCTGCATCGTCTGCCTGCTGACTGCTGCTGGTTGTACGGTGGTGGTGCGGCCAGCAACAAGCTAATAAGTTTGTTGGTTGGTTGTCTGGGTGGTCTGGCTGGGTTAATTGCTTGCATTGGTGCTACTCCTATCTATAGTATCTCCTACCGGAACCACCGTACCCAAGGCAAACGGTCAGCAGGCTGCTGGCTGCAGCTGCCCCGGCCGTGGAATGAAGAATACACCGACCTGATCTCCAATATAGTCGACTCGAATGCAATGAAAGCTCGGTCTGATCGTGGTGCCACAATCACATATTAGTGTCAGATATTTGTCGGTAGAAATAGAAAATTACTGTCGAACCATCCGTCGGTATAGTTTCTCAACAAATGTCGGTATTTTAAGTTTTCCCAAGTAACCAACTTATAAGTTGGATCAGCCACTTTGTTTGATCTTTTTTTTAACTTACAGTACTACCAcatccgtttcaaattgtagttTGTTTAACTTTTTTGATTCTAAGTTTAAtcactcgtcttatttaaaaatttgtccaaatattgccaaatttaaattatttttgaatatctTGTATTGACaaaaaaagtgatattttaGACAAATTTTTTAATAAGACAAGTGGTCAAATTTAAGATTGAAAAAttaaatgacttataatttgaaacggagggagtagttgaaaaaaaaacaaagtgcAATATGAAGGCGATCGATCGATGCAACAATAATGGGTTTAGGGTTGTTTACGTGTCGCTCTGTCATCCTCGCAAGCTAGCTACCACAGCGGACCAAACACTAAAGACGACGACCACCCCCCGCCGGTGGGAGACTGGGAGTGGGATGGACCCGCCCTCCCGTCAGCTCTTCCGTCCAAcgacacttttttttttcacaatCGATCGGAGCCGTCGGTTTTGGTCGCCCCAGATCATCCAAGCACAGAAGCCATTTCATTTTGTGATCGAGCTTCAAATCGATGTGAGTTGAGTTGGACTAATGCATGTCCTTGAGGCCTGAGCATTACGGAACTTTGAATAATGAAtgaagcaccaaaacatcaagtGCTTTAGTGCAAAACTCTATACCAAaaaaatttcttttcttttagcaTCACTAGCTACCTCATACTCCCTCTGTTGTAGCTCGTTTTGTCAAATCAAAATACATAGTTTTTGTTATGCATATACATAAAtattatgtctagatacatagttaaaacgatctataatttgaaatggagggagtatgagtTCACACATGACGACGGCCTAGGGGAGCCTCTTTGTCCCTGGCTTCCTCGGTGTCCAGCCCATCTTTCATTATATATAGATCTTTAACAAGAGGCAGCCCACCAtactatatatacatatacattcACACACACATGCTATACGTAGACAAATTAGAGGAGGAGACTGGGCGGGCTGTTTTCAACAGCTGGGCTGGGCTAGGCTTCACTTCAAAATAAATCTCAAAAGCTAGCTAGATCAAAAGCTACATATGCATGCTGCTTAATCATTGTAACATCCAGCCCATGGGCTGGTTGGGCCAAACTGGAGTATAATGAGGCTTGGTAGCTCAAGAATAATCTCAAATGGAAAGTTGACAGTGAAATGAGCTAACTTAAATAACCAACTCTAGGAAGCATTATAGCCTTGGGTTAATTTTTTTACACCAAGCGAGAATGAAAGCGTAAGCAGGTTGCAGCATATAGGTGTAGTTCACTCAGCGTGCAGAGTGGGCATGTAGTCAAAACTACTTATTCCtgttctctcacaacaaatcagcactaggcacagccagccgaacataGTGATTATCTTTTTCTTTCAAAACAATCTATAAGCTAAGTACTGGTCATACTACTATATATAGCTAGCTACTGCATGAGCATTATGCATATATATCCTGTACAAGCATAAAGAAAATAGTACCCCACGTTTTCCTCTTCTAATAAAATTTCAGCAAATTAAatatctttccatccattcatagaaaattcacaGAAAAAAGATACCGCATACATTAAGATCAATAATCATATACACACATGCTTTTACAAGAGATctacacacgcgcgcgcgctatATATCTCTGTT carries:
- the LOC120713121 gene encoding protein DETOXIFICATION 35-like, encoding MQPPEVVDGDTPALRSAADAARMVWDESKRLWGIGLPIAVGTLSAYALSSVTQMFAGHLGNLPLAAASIGLSVFATFALGFLLGMGSALETLCGQAFGAGQVAMLGVYLQRSWIILLAAALLMSPLFVFAEPLLLLIGQDPDVAREAARFVLYILPAVFAMAINFAAGKFLQAQSKVTVPAWIGLAALLANILLNYLFVVLLGWGLPGAAAAYDLAHWGIALAQAAYIIGWCGDGWKGWSAAAFHDIWAFVKLSLESAVMLCLEIWYLGLITVLTGDLEDAQIAVDSLGICMSINGWEAMIFIGLNAAISVRVSNELGSGRPRAAWNAVMVVVAEALLIGVLCMVLVLVFRDSFSIIFTSDDDLRRAVSRIAGLLGITMVLNSVQPVISGVAVGGGWQGLVAYINLGCYYIFGLPLGYMLGYHLNFGVGGIWSGMLCGIALQTLILLAVVWRTDWKAEAAQASSRVQKWGGKGTDDEQVNKPLLE